From Streptomyces sp. CMB-StM0423, a single genomic window includes:
- the mshD gene encoding mycothiol synthase yields MTESGKTDTGKPRGRRIEVLDELTPSQSHAVLGIIDAAAATDGRPAVSEQGRLTLRRGHREGVKHLLLYDGTEPAGYAQLEETDPVEPPAAELVVHPDHRRRGHGRALGRALLTESGQRMRLWAHGGHPAARHLAQLLGLTLFRELRQLRMPLDGYAGEGAPEPRLPAGVTVRTFRPGEDDAEWLALNAAAFAHHPEQGSLTQADLDDRMAEPWFDPRGFFLAERAGKLVGFHWTKVHSAEHLGEVYVLGVHPDAQGGGLGKALTTIGLRHLAYDRSMPTAMLYVDADNTPAVVVYEGMGFSTHETDLMYRTEG; encoded by the coding sequence ATGACGGAGTCCGGTAAGACCGACACGGGGAAGCCGCGCGGCAGGCGCATCGAGGTGCTCGACGAGCTCACGCCGTCCCAGTCCCACGCCGTGCTCGGCATCATCGACGCCGCCGCCGCGACCGACGGCCGGCCGGCCGTCTCCGAGCAGGGCCGGCTCACCCTGCGCAGAGGCCACCGCGAGGGCGTCAAGCACCTCCTCCTCTACGACGGCACGGAGCCGGCGGGCTACGCGCAGCTTGAGGAGACCGACCCCGTCGAGCCGCCCGCCGCCGAACTCGTCGTCCACCCCGACCACCGCCGCCGCGGCCACGGCCGGGCGCTGGGCCGCGCGCTGCTCACCGAGTCGGGGCAGCGGATGCGGCTGTGGGCGCACGGCGGCCACCCCGCCGCCCGGCACCTGGCGCAACTGCTCGGCCTCACGCTCTTCCGCGAGCTGCGCCAGTTGCGGATGCCGCTCGACGGGTACGCGGGCGAGGGCGCGCCCGAGCCGCGGCTGCCCGCGGGGGTCACGGTGCGTACGTTCCGGCCCGGCGAGGACGACGCGGAGTGGCTGGCCCTCAACGCCGCCGCCTTCGCCCACCACCCCGAGCAGGGCTCCCTCACGCAGGCCGACCTGGACGACCGGATGGCCGAGCCGTGGTTCGACCCGCGCGGCTTCTTCCTCGCCGAGCGCGCCGGGAAGCTCGTCGGCTTCCACTGGACGAAGGTGCACAGCGCGGAGCACCTCGGCGAGGTGTACGTCCTGGGGGTGCACCCCGACGCGCAGGGCGGCGGGCTCGGCAAGGCGCTGACGACGATCGGGCTGCGCCATCTGGCGTACGACCGCAGCATGCCCACGGCCATGCTCTACGTCGACGCCGACAACACCCCGGCGGTCGTCGTCTACGAGGGCATGGGCTTCAGCACCCACGAGACGGACCTGATGTACCGCACGGAGGGCTGA
- a CDS encoding bifunctional metallophosphatase/5'-nucleotidase has translation MRSGRTEPSGRFRTTRRGRRATAGAAALAVAGSLFAAAQPAGADSADKQDRSRTVDVQLLSFNDFHGNLEPPQGSSGEVAELQPDGSKKTVKAGGVEYLATSLRDARKGNRYSVTAAAGDIVGASPLISGLFHDEPTVEAMNGLGLDVAGVGNHEFDEGIAELRRLQDGGNHPEDGGYKEDRTYGGADFPYLAANVTDEKTGKPALDPVYVWEQKGVKIGFIGVTLEATPDIVSAEGVKGLKFHDEIETIDEYAKQLRRQGVESIVALVHEGGYPAASAGGAYNYDCDTPGPGAGISGPVAEIAKGTTASVDAFVTGHTHQPYACTIPDPKGNPRSVTSASSFGRLYTDTTLTYDRRTGDIVRTATKLPDAENHVVDREQRRARDMTSLIEEWNALAAPIAAKPVGYVSGDIPREGTESPLGDLIADAQLAHARTLDEGAQVALMNPGGIRAGITYAAAGDEGDGVVTYGEGFTVQPFSNTVNLTSLTGEQLLQVLREQVSGANEAAPKVLQPSAGLTYTLDFTKSGADRIAADSVRLDGQPLDPAATYRVAVNSFLAGGGDGFPTLADGTDPLVGGDDLAALESYLTANSSADKPLAPPAADRITVIGQP, from the coding sequence GTGAGGTCTGGGAGAACAGAGCCGTCAGGCAGGTTCCGTACGACACGAAGAGGGCGGCGGGCCACGGCCGGTGCCGCCGCGCTGGCGGTGGCCGGCAGCCTGTTCGCCGCCGCGCAGCCCGCGGGCGCGGACAGCGCGGACAAGCAGGACCGCAGCCGTACCGTCGATGTCCAACTGCTGTCCTTCAACGACTTCCACGGCAACCTCGAACCCCCGCAGGGCTCCTCGGGAGAGGTCGCGGAACTCCAGCCGGACGGCTCGAAGAAGACCGTCAAGGCCGGCGGGGTCGAGTACCTCGCCACCTCCCTGCGCGACGCCCGCAAGGGCAACCGCTACTCCGTCACCGCCGCCGCCGGCGACATCGTCGGCGCCAGCCCGCTGATCTCCGGCCTCTTCCACGACGAGCCCACCGTCGAGGCCATGAACGGCCTCGGCCTCGACGTCGCGGGCGTCGGCAACCACGAGTTCGACGAGGGCATCGCCGAGCTGCGGCGCCTCCAGGACGGCGGCAACCACCCGGAGGACGGCGGCTACAAGGAGGACCGCACCTACGGCGGCGCCGACTTCCCGTACCTCGCCGCCAACGTCACCGACGAGAAGACCGGCAAGCCGGCCCTCGACCCGGTGTACGTCTGGGAGCAGAAGGGCGTGAAGATCGGCTTCATCGGCGTGACGCTGGAGGCGACCCCGGACATCGTCTCGGCGGAGGGCGTCAAGGGCCTGAAGTTCCACGACGAGATCGAGACGATCGACGAGTACGCGAAGCAACTGCGGCGCCAGGGCGTGGAGTCCATCGTCGCCCTGGTCCACGAGGGCGGGTACCCCGCGGCCTCGGCGGGCGGCGCGTACAACTACGACTGTGACACCCCGGGCCCCGGCGCCGGGATCTCCGGTCCGGTCGCCGAGATCGCCAAGGGGACGACGGCGAGCGTCGACGCCTTCGTCACCGGACACACCCACCAGCCGTACGCCTGCACCATCCCCGACCCGAAGGGCAACCCGCGCAGCGTCACCTCCGCGTCGTCCTTCGGCCGGCTCTACACCGACACCACGCTGACGTACGACCGCCGCACCGGCGACATCGTGCGCACCGCGACCAAGCTGCCGGACGCCGAGAACCACGTGGTCGACCGCGAGCAGCGCCGGGCGCGGGACATGACCTCGCTGATCGAGGAGTGGAACGCGCTCGCCGCGCCGATCGCCGCCAAGCCCGTCGGCTACGTCTCCGGCGACATCCCGCGCGAGGGCACCGAGTCCCCGCTCGGCGACCTCATCGCCGACGCGCAGTTGGCCCACGCCAGGACGCTCGACGAGGGCGCCCAGGTGGCGCTGATGAACCCGGGCGGTATCCGCGCGGGCATCACGTACGCGGCGGCCGGCGACGAGGGCGACGGGGTCGTCACGTACGGGGAGGGCTTCACGGTCCAGCCGTTCTCGAACACCGTGAACCTGACCAGCCTGACCGGCGAGCAGCTTCTCCAGGTGCTCCGCGAGCAGGTCAGCGGCGCCAACGAGGCGGCGCCGAAGGTCCTGCAGCCGTCCGCGGGGCTGACGTACACGCTGGACTTCACGAAGTCCGGCGCCGACCGCATCGCCGCCGACTCGGTCAGGCTCGACGGGCAGCCGCTCGACCCCGCGGCCACCTACCGGGTCGCCGTCAACTCCTTCCTCGCCGGCGGCGGCGATGGCTTCCCCACCCTCGCCGACGGTACGGACCCGCTGGTCGGCGGGGACGACCTGGCCGCCCTGGAGAGCTACCTGACGGCGAACTCCAGCGCGGACAAGCCGCTGGCACCGCCGGCCGCCGACCGGATCACGGTGATCGGGCAGCCGTAA